A stretch of Heterodontus francisci isolate sHetFra1 chromosome 1, sHetFra1.hap1, whole genome shotgun sequence DNA encodes these proteins:
- the LOC137370225 gene encoding uncharacterized protein isoform X1, producing the protein MPALVNALVQGLQPDLRKMFTLTCVGWEGKQNLTEVVSALQHCERQLQCQKSKPGDKGAGMILYASSSGPGRRQPRWGRDGGCDRNEQVYRGGYSGCCGTEGDYYRRMPPVPARRFGPRKGFSQETLPGTSLGRPLPSTADHAHGRESRGATFVDPCLTRKVSTDCGWRRGRRNFDYIVRMWTVILTLFCVTFIRAWTDNSAVQRMQAVASQGNRTECWICTHFPTRPSSSEMHFLALPSASTWSQGNTGALISRAPTWRRQPTPVAIRGPAWLCVRR; encoded by the exons ATGCCAGCACTTGTCAATGCTCTTGTACAGGGGTTGCAGCCTGACCTTAGAAAAATGTTCACCCTGACCTGTGTTGGGTGGGAGGGCAAGCAGAATTTGACTGAAGTCGTTAGTGCGCTTCAGCATTGCGAGCGTCAACTTCAGTGCCAGAAGTCTAAGCCGGGAGATAAAGGCGCCGGCATGATCTTATATGCTAGTTCATCGGGGCCCGGTAGGCGTCAGCCGCGATGGGGTCGGGATGGTGGATGCGATAGAAACGAGCAGGTCTATCGGGGCGGTTATTCAG GTTGTTGCGGCACAGAAGGGGACTACTACAGAAGGATGCCACCAGTACCAGCCAGAAGATTTGGTCCTCGTAAAGGCTTTTCGCAGGAAACACTGCCTGGAACCTCGTTGGGAAGGCCCTTACCAAGTACTGCTGACCACGCACACGGCCGTGAAAGTCGAGGGGCAACCTTTGTGGATCCATGCCTCACACGTAAAGTGAGCACTGACTGTGGATGGAGGAGGGGGCGCAGGAATTTTGACTACATCGTCAGAATGTGGACTGTGATCTTGACCTTATTCTGCGTGACCTTTATAAGGGCATGGACTGACAATTCTGCGGTCCAAAGGATGCAGGCCGTTGCCTCGCAGGGCAATCGGACTGAATGTTGGATTTGTACTCATTTCCCCACTCGCCCCTCCTCTTCAGAGATGCATTTTCTGGCTCTCCCCTCAGCTTCCACATGGTCTCAAGGTAATACGGGAGCTCTCATTAGCCGTGCGCCCACTTGGAGGCGACAGCCCACTCCGGTGGCCATTAGGGGACCGGCCTGGTTATGTGTCAGAAGGTAG
- the LOC137370225 gene encoding uncharacterized protein isoform X2, protein MPALVNALVQGLQPDLRKMFTLTCVGWEGKQNLTEVVSALQHCERQLQCQKSKPGDKGAGMILYASSSGPGRRQPRWGRDGGCDRNEQVYRGGYSGLHSQVVAAQKGTTTEGCHQYQPEDLVLVKAFRRKHCLEPRWEGPYQVLLTTHTAVKVEGQPLWIHASHVK, encoded by the exons ATGCCAGCACTTGTCAATGCTCTTGTACAGGGGTTGCAGCCTGACCTTAGAAAAATGTTCACCCTGACCTGTGTTGGGTGGGAGGGCAAGCAGAATTTGACTGAAGTCGTTAGTGCGCTTCAGCATTGCGAGCGTCAACTTCAGTGCCAGAAGTCTAAGCCGGGAGATAAAGGCGCCGGCATGATCTTATATGCTAGTTCATCGGGGCCCGGTAGGCGTCAGCCGCGATGGGGTCGGGATGGTGGATGCGATAGAAACGAGCAGGTCTATCGGGGCGGTTATTCAG GTTTGCATTCCCAGGTTGTTGCGGCACAGAAGGGGACTACTACAGAAGGATGCCACCAGTACCAGCCAGAAGATTTGGTCCTCGTAAAGGCTTTTCGCAGGAAACACTGCCTGGAACCTCGTTGGGAAGGCCCTTACCAAGTACTGCTGACCACGCACACGGCCGTGAAAGTCGAGGGGCAACCTTTGTGGATCCATGCCTCACACGTAAAGTGA